The Bacteroides ovatus genomic interval CTTATCACAAAATCAATACCACAACAATAACGACTCCAGTTATAATCGGCCTTGTGGTTACAATCCTATTGTGTGGTCTACTGCAACGATTTTTCTACACATGGTTGACGAAGAATCCAATCAATTTTTCTTTTGACCGGCAATCTCCTATTATTACTGACTCTGGTTTCGAAATAAAAACCGATTGTGCAGATGAAATTCAAACTATTGAACAGCCCAATAATTCAGTTATAGATAATTATGATACAATACGAGAGAACATCAAAAAGAAAGAAGCAGAAAAACAAGTAGAAGTCATGAATGCTATTCGTGAATATGTAACTATTAAAACCGCACCCTATCTGTCTAAAGAAGCTATTGCAATCCTCATTTCTAATATTGAGTATATGGCCTGTGATAGATCCGATTTATACAAGCCCATTCGCTCCAATATAGATAATCCACTGAGATCACCGGGACTTCGCCATCTGGCATGGAATGTAGGTGAACGCTTGGGAGTATCATTGGCAAAAAGAGCCATTTTTATCAAGTCTTCATTTCCTCACGAACTCGAAAATGCGACTCTTGAATATCTCAAACTTAATTTACGGGATCAAGTTCCTAGTCAGATTCCTATTGACGTGCCCGATAAAGGCGATTATCGCTTCCATTTAGAAACAGATAATAGTAACTCAGACTAAAAAAACGCATGCAGACGAAATAATTAATCCGGTCTGTATTGTTCTGCAAGGTTTCATTGAGTTGGTTCGCAGTATATTAAACGATTAAAAGAGTATAATATGGAAAAAGACCAACTGACATTCAACGACCTGCCGACTGTGGTGGGCGAACTATGCGACAGAATCGCAAGTATGGAAAATCTGCTAACGGAGAAACTTTCCAAGCAGTACGAAACCAAAGAGAACACGCACGTTCCCATGACCGTACAGGAGGCTTGCAACTATCTTAAAATGCCGTTGTCAACCTTTTATTACAAGGTCAAAAAGGATGATATTCCGGTTATAAAACAAGGAAAACATCTCTACATCTATCGTGATGAACTGGATAGATGGCTGGAATCTTCCCGAAAGACTCCGGCTCCGCAAAGTTTTGAGGAAGAGAATGAGTCCATGCTCGCATCCCATCGTCGTAAACCGAACCCGAAAAACTGGTAAAGATGGAGAAGACGGACAATACGACTCCTTCATGTGAAGAATTGGCGGTTTACATGGAAGATTCAATCGTGAGCGTGACGAATACCTACGAGCAGTCGCCAGTGGTGCTGATGGTAGACGATGCTGTTATCGGTACATTAGGAAACTTCAGTGCGTCCATCGGAAAAGCCAAAAGCAAGAAAACCTTTAACGTATCGGCCATAGTCGCATCGGCATTGAGAAACAGCACCGTTCTTCATTATCGGTCCACTTTTCCCGATAATAAGCGAAATATTCTGTACATCGACACGGAGCAAGGACGACATCATTGCCAGCAGATATTGAAACGAATCCTACGTTTAGCTGAATTGCCGGAAGACAAGAAACCGGATAATCTGCTCATGCTGGCTCTACGCAAGTTCTCCCCTAAACTACGTCTGGCGATAGTCGAACAGGCCATTGGCACAATACCGGATTTGGGATTGGTCATCATAGATGGCATTCGTGATTTCCTGTATGACATCAATTCTCCCGGTGAATCTACCGATATCATCTCCAAATTCATGCAGTGGACGGACGACAGACAGATTCACATCCATACCGTACTGCATCAGAACAAGAATGACGAACATGCTCGTGGTCACATCGGCACTGAACTCAACAATAAAGCGGAAACCATTATGCAGATCGAGGTGGATAAAGAGGACAAGACCATAAGCGTGGTCGAAGCCGTGCATATCCGCGACCGTGAGTTTGAACCTTTCGCTTTCCGCATAAACGAGGAAGCCATACCCGAACCGGTAGAGTCCTATCTGCCAAAAGAGAAGAAGACCGGACGACCAACCAAAGGACCGTTCGATCCGGACAAGGAGATTCCAAAGAATGTACATCGTCCAGCATTGAATGCCGTTTTTGCCAATGGCAACATCAACAATTACGATGATTATATAGAACGCTTGCAAGAGGGTTACGGATTACAGGGTATAAAACTCGGTTATAACAAGGCGGTAAAGGTCGCAACATTGCTCAGTGACAAACAAATGGTTATAAAAGAAGGGAAAGATTATGCCTTCAATCCAGAATACCATTATTGAGTTCAACTTTACTTTATTGTCGGGGCGTATATATAAGAATAAAGCAAAGTAGTCAGGGGTTGCACACAAGGTATTCATTCTATCCCCCCTCTTTTAGATGAATATCTTAGTTTCTGGTTCAAATCCGTCTGCCGATTCTGTATGTACATCCAATATGGCTTGCCGGAAAGCATCAACAGGTATCTGTTGCAAGATATGCCAAGGTATAACCTCACTACGTTACGGTTGTACACTGGCACTCTTGCCTGCTCAGTTCCCTCGCCGGTGCGGTACTCGCAAGCTCGCACCTATTCACAATTATAACAATGATTCAAATGAAAGAAGATATTGAAAATACATCGAACTCCTCTAAAGAAACCAGAAACGTCTTCATCGGAGCGAAAGTCACTCCTACTCAAAAGGAGTATATAAAATCAATGGCTACCCAATGCGGTATGACCATAAGTGATTACCTATTGTCGTGTGCCTATAACTTCAAGCCCAAAGTGAGACTTACGAAAGAAGAAGCAGCCCTGTTGCAGAATCTGGACGATTGTCGGGCAGACCTCGTAAAATACACCTCCGCCCTACACGGAATGTCCACAAAGCAGCGCATGGCAATGTTCAATCAGATTCCGTTCATGGTCAACTGGCTCAAGGAACTTGGCAATGTAGCCGAAAGTGTCTGCCAGTTCCTGAATACTGTAAAAGAGAAGAACAAAATTCCGTCCAACCTTAAATCCGAAGAAGAATGATTGCAAAAGCCAAAGCCATATCGCACGGCATCAACGACCTCCGTTACATTACCGGTGAATCACAACATAAGAAGCATCCGGAGAAAATTTATCGGGTATTGGACAATCTGTTGCCCTCAGAACCGGACGCTATGGGGATATGGAACTCCATGCAGTTGACCATATCCCAGCATCGCCCGATAAAGAACTCCGTTATCAGAATCGAGTTGAGTCCATCGCCCAAACATACCCAATTCTATGACATCGAAGATTGGCAAAAACTTTGGCAAGATTTCGCCGAGGAGTTCGACAAACAGGTGATTACCGGCAAGGATGGAAAAATCCGTTCCTGTCCAACCAATTTAGCTAACAGTAAATACTCTGTTTGGCTGCATACAGAATCCAAAGGCGAAGTTCCCCACCTCCATGCTGCGGTCTGCCGTTTGGATGAAAATGGCAATATCAACAACGACCATAACATTCATCTTCGGGCGCAACGTGCCGCCGAGCGAGTGGCAAAGAAACGTGGCTGGACGACTGCAGAACAAATCAGAAATCGTAACATTCCACAAGTGAACCGGGACTGTATGGAGGTGTTGAAAGCAATGCCATCATGGTCATGGGATGAGTACAAGAACACTCTTATACGGAAAGGTTATACCGTCCATGAAAGAGAGGACAAGAAAGGTATTCTTCGTGGATATGCCCTCATGAATGGAAACACCAAATACAAGGCTTCAGAATTGGGAATCGGCAGGAACCTGATGGTCTCGAAACTTCCTGCGACATGGGAGAAACTGCACCATCAGTCAGCTACCGTCATTAGAAATAATGCTCCCAAAGCCGTTCAACAGGCAGCGATACATAAGGTTGCTCCTATTGACTATACCCAATATCTCACATATAGTCAGGATATGATTTCCTATGCCCTCAGCCATGAAGGTAAGGATTACAGATTCTATATTCCGGAAAAAATACTTGACTGTTTTAATGACGAATTTGATTACAGGTTTATTGCCAACTGTCAGGAACTTACCGATATGGCAGTAGCTATATTTGTCGGACTGATAGATACCCCCAACGTAACAACCGGTGGAGGTGGTGGAGGCTCACAAAGCGACCTTCCGTGGAGAGACAAGGATGAAGACAATTTGCAATGGGCTCGCAGATGCGCTCATGCCGCCAGTCGTTCGTTAGGAAAGAAACTGAAAACAGGATTAAAACGATAAGCCCATGAAACCGAACATGAAAAAGAAATTCGATTTTTCCGCGGAAATGAGTGAAGCGGAAGCCATAAAAGCCACTCCCAAGAATGAATATCTGGAGGAAGAAAAGCAGTTACTCGATATCAACGCAAAGGAACTTGTCAGCCTGAATGACAACGTATATAAGCTGAGAACAGAAGTTGAAAATCTATCCGACTCTATACATGAGTGCAAACCTATTATTTCTGAAGAAATACAGAAGTTAGCAGTAGAATTCGGTGCGACCCTTCTATACAATTTTCTCAGCCAGATTGAGAGCAAATGTAAGGAAGCCGAGCGAAGAATAAAGAAAGCCAGCAATGCCATCCCCATCCCAGATACGGCATTCTACATTTTGATTACCATTGTAGTTGCTCTATCTTCTTTTTTCGTGTGCATGATAGTAGCTAATGCAGAGATTTTGCATTCCGGATTGATTTGGAAGGCTGTTATTGGTTGTATTCTTATGGTTGTTTTGGGGATTGGTATTGCTGTAATTATACAGAAGTTTTCGGACAGGGATAAATAAACGAAAAGTCTCAATCGGATAGGAATGCTATCGGTTGAGACTTTATTTTATTCGTTATCAAACAATCCCTTTTCTTTCCATAACTTTAGTTATAAATTCCTCTATTCTCTTGCATTTGATTTAGTGATTACGTTTATGACTTACACGAAGTTTATCATCATCTTCTCTATATGATGAGATATATCCAATAGTTTTTAGCTTCCCTAAAAGCATTTCATTCATGTGATTATTTTCTATAGTAGCCTTTTTTGATTTATCTGTAATACTTCGATAAGAATCGCCTAAAGACTCTATTAATTCTGTCACAATGTCAAAATCATCTCTAAACTTTTCAACCAAGTCTATCAAAAAAGACAATCGCTCTGGCAAATTAGTAGAGGCGACCAAAATGTTCTTCTCTATGTCATAATCAAATTTTTCAATATTGTTTTTCAACACAGGAAGAGTGATATTTGCCAATTCGTTATCCCACACAATATGAGGAAGAAAATGTTGAACTACACTTAGAGCTTTTTCACCGATTACTCTTGGATTTTTCATAAGATGCTTGTATAGCCTCATATCTGTAGGCAACTCCTCTATTTCTATAATACACTCATCCAAATACTTATCTACATAATAAGTAAGTACATCACTATGATTGTCTCTAATTGTTGTCGTATAATATGTGCTATATGGAAGCATATCAGCACAAAGTAACGACTTAAAATGAGCGTTATCTACACTGTTAATATCCGCATCCTTAAATGTAACTCCATCAAAGATTTTGACAAGTTTATCGTATACCAAAATTTCAAAATCTGATGTCAATAAAGCACTGTGTGCCAGTAGTTCTTTCTGAGTATCATCCAATTCAGATATATCTGTTAATTCATCAATATGTTTGGTAATGAATATTCGCAAACTGGAAATCATTACATTATTCTGACTCTCATAAAATGCATATATCTCAGGCCATGCTGGTATAACTATATCAACTTCAATAGCGAACTCCCACTGTATATTGTTAACATCGGAAAGAGAAACTTTATTCTGTTGCCCAGAAAGGTATTTGCGTTTTGTGTCCTCTGTTATATCCTCAGAATTAATAATTTCAAGAATAATTCCCACACTCTCTTTTTTTGCCGTATCTGTAATAAATACATTATTTAGTGCATTGTCAAAACATTCATCTATATAATCTGATATAGATTTAGCTGATTTACAGCTCCTCAGTATTGTAACATTTAAAGGATAATTATCCAATGTTTCCACCCTCTCATTTCGATAATGAACAAATGCGCATACAACATTTTCTGGTGTCAACATATATGCTTTGTTTTCTACAACATACTCAAGCAAACACCTAGACTCTGCATCTATATCTGTAAAAATCAGTTTTCCATTCGACACTATTTGTTTGATTGTATCAAAACCTATGAGATCTACTCTATGAGATATAAATGCGAAGTGTTTATTCAACCAGTTACGACTTTCTTTGGTGGAATGGTTCAATTCGAGGAATCGTAACCAAGACTCGAATAATTCATCGGAATTCTGTTTCACGAAGATCTTCCATAATCCATCAACGATACTGCCCAAATGGTTGAAAAGCGAGCTTGAATCTTCAACTGATTTATAGAAGTCAATCAAAAAGTCCCACTTTTTATTATGCATAATAACTTGTGCTATCGAATGAAGTTTTGAGTTATTTGCTTCTTCAAGATGCTGACAAATACAATCGACCACCTGAATATTCAATATACTTACATCGTTGTAACATTTATCAGGAATGTTTTTTACGCACTGCCCTACTTTATCTATATGATAGTCATACGGCAAACTATGCCGAAGTTTTAATTCAAGGATAAAATCATGGTCGTGCTTATTAATTGACTTACCAAAAAAGAAAGATATATAATCAAAGTAATCTTCATTTATAAGTCCTTCTTTCAAGAAAACTTCAAGCATTTTAGAGACATTGAGTTCACTAAAAATTTTATGCGTCTGCATATCAACATCCAGCAACAGTTCTTGTATTGGAGTAGCATAATGATTATTACGAGATAATTCTAGTATCTTGATTTGTTCACGATATCTTTTTTCCCCTTCTCGCAAGGCTTCTAATCGCTCATGGTAGGTAAAGGTAGAATTAACTATTTTCTCTATTTGACTGAATTGAATATTGCAACTATCTTCAGATGTATCATAATAATATCTAACACCATAATATGTGTTAGTTTGATGCCTCTTAAAACATTGATATCGAAATGAGGATTGCGATATAAAGGAATTAAATAACGTTTCATTTTCTGCGATATCTTCAAGAGGTATAAAATTGTTTTCGACAAAAAACAAAAAGGCATTATTTTCATTTTGTTTTGATAATTTTCTACGATACCCTTCAATATAAATCAGCCTTAATTCTTTTTCTTGTATGGCATGTGTCGCTTCTAAAGATTGAAGTTTTTTAGTTATTCCATTAATACGCTCGTCAATCTGTCTATTGCGCTCAACCAATAATTCACTTTTCTTATGCAAACAATCATACAAAACACCCTTTCCTTTATGCAGATCAGCAAAATCTTTTGGATGGTAGTTTTTATATACAATCATTGCAAGAAGTTTGTTTTGATCAAGTTTCTCATCAAGTTTTTCTCTATATTGGGCATATTCATTGACAATATTCTTCAGTAATCTCATATCGTCAATGAAAAAAGCCAAACTGTCTATTACCTCGACATTAAGATCTGAATAGCCTTTTATCTCTAGTTCCTCTTTCAGTTTGTCTGCCGAGTTTGAAGAATTGATTATTGGGATTACAGTTGTGATATAATCAAAGAATTTAGTACGTTCTTCATCAAAAAACATATCATCTTTAACCGCATAAATGAACGTAACTTTACGCCCCACAGAGTTTGACTGATTCAAGAGTTGATTTACCTCTCTTAACTTAAGAAAAATATCCGTATTATCAAATCTATCTAAATCTTCTATAATCACAACATTATAATCAGTAACCTCAAAGAAATAGACAATCTCATCCATGTGCTTATTGAAAACGGATGTATCTTCTTTGTTTTCTTTTAATTCAATCTCTCCATTCTTTAGATTTAACTTATTCAGTTTACTATTACTCAATGATTTGACAGTCTTTTGAACGAATATTATTGTTGCAACAAATATATATGATAGAGCAAAAATATCAGACCATTTATTTAATACTGGATTACTTAAGCGATTGCAAATCCAATCCACCTCCAAAAATGATGGTTCAAATACAATAATTAAGGCAACAATATAAAATATTATTGCAAAAGATAAAGCATATTGAGCCCAAGTTGATTTATGATAAATCCTTTTTAATCTGGAGTTATAAAGCGTCTCTTGTTTTTCTTTATAAATAAGTTGTTGAAGAATGCTGTATTCAATACGATTATTCATCGTATCAATATCTATTTTATTCTTTTTATCATCTAATGGTGACTTTAGAGTAGCAAGAGATATTGAAAGATATTTGTATTTACGATAGTCTTTCATCAAAGAGCGAAGAATGGAACTCTTACCGGATCCATAAGGACCAGTAAGAGCAATGTTCAATATGTCTTTCTCTTCTAGTTTTCGTGCAAGATTCAAAACACTCCTATACTGCTTCTTATCACTTTCACTATCACGATTAAGCAGAGCAGGAGTTAATGATACTTGTTTATCATCCTCCATCGAATTATTTGCACATATTTTCTTCCAAAATCTCCAGTTCATTTATTTTCAGCTATTTATTAATCATATTTTTCTAGTTTGTTACAGATTGCTATCTATATTAAAGCAACACCAAATTCACGGATTGTTTCTTCGCTATCTCTTCCTGAGACAGATTTGCCTGTCGCTTGCTCTATTCTGTCAAGCAATTGTTTTGCTCGATCTATGAAATAAGCATTGAAATCATCTAATGCAAGATGAGCATAACTTACCTTATGTGACTCTATAGCTTCCTGTATCTCAACTTGTTTTAATCCCTTATTTGCCATAGTTCCAATATAGGTACTTGGTGCATGTCCTCCTATTGAACGATTGGAAGATGCATAAATTGGAGTCTTATTAATGACAGAATTCCATTTTATACGTGGAAGGTTATTTTTCTCGCAATAAGTTTGAGGGAATATATGATGAATATCAGCATCTTCATCAATGTAAGATGCTATATCCATACGATGACCTGTCATAAAATCAAGTGGTGAATCTTGTAAGATAAGTGCCATAACACCTTTGTACGCTGCACTATTCCTAGTCTGCATGGTCAATAAACGAGTTGGTTGTATATTGGAACGATATACAGTCTCTGGCATTTCACCACCTTCCATCCAACGGAATACGCCCATTATATCAGTTGCAAATCTAGCTTCATTGGCACCCCCATATAGTTCACCCATTACGCCACACCAATACCAACGAGACAATAATTCCTGTTTGCTTCCAAGATGCAACATTTTTTTATTTTCGTTGTCGTATGCAAAGATTGCAGCAAGTGGAATAAGTTGTGACGAATATGGAAGATCTCTGGAACGGAAAATCCCCTGATGTACTAAGAAATCAGCTGCATCACAGAAACCTTTAATCAAAGCGTCATGATACTTCAAATAATCTTTCAATTCAAGCCTAAGAATGTCTTTTTTCTTACATGTTACAGCCACACGCTCATCATCACCTGAAACCACTCTTTTATAATATGATACCAACAGAGTCATTGCTGCCAAAAAATTAGCGCCAGTGATTTCTTTCAATAGCTCGCCATTTACTTTTTGAGCAAAAATATGACGAATGGTCTCCCAATCTTTTCTCAATTCATGTCCTTCAGCAGCAAATGTAGCTGTGACGAGTTCGAAAACCGTAAGAGGTACACCACCAGTGTTTACATTCTCAAAAATCTGGCAGACAGCTTCTTTCGGGGTTTCTTTATCAAGCTGAATTATAGGTATGTTATACTCTAAAATTGGGCGAAGAATCTGCTGTGAGAAATCACGGAATAAATTTCTATACTCTCTATCACCTTTGTAATAGTCTTCCATATCATAATGCCAATCTTCCGTATCATTATGAGAAAACGTAATATTCAAGGGAAACATCAGGTTCTCAAATTCTTTCTCTCTTGTGGATAAGTCCAGCGTTACATCACGACCAATATTTGTTGTAAGCTGTTTCTTCTCTGATACAGATATGATTGCTTCCAATCTGTCCGCAGTAGAGTCTAGACATTTACGAATATCTAGATAATAATAGCGTTTGATAATTGTATCTCGATTGGTCTCTAATCGAGTATTAGTTGCTTTCTTACTTTTCAAGACCTGATATAAGGTTGTGAGTCGCTGTTGTCCATCGAGCACAAGCCACTCAGGTGTAACTTCTGATATAGAATCCACACCTTCAAATGTGCGATACTTAAAACGGATATGCTCACCACCATTAGCCAAAAACATCGCTGCACCCATTGGGAAGCCAGATGTGATACTTTCTATTAGTTTACATATCTTCGTGTCATCCCAAACCCAACTACGTTGAAAGTCGGGTAATTGAGCCTTACCTTCTTCAACCATTTTTAGAAGGTCATCAAGTTTCTTATCGTGTGATTCAACAGCCATAACAAATTTATTTTATCAACCAATTAATAATACATCTCAATATACTGATAAGCCTTATCAAAAACTTCTTGATCTTTAATCTGGTAGTTAACCCACAGAATAGAACGTAGTTTCTTTTTTATCTCTCGCTGAGCTGTAATGCTTTTAAAAGCATCTTTAAACTTACGTACAATAGCTACCACATTTTCATCTATATCAGCAACTACACGTTCTACAATGATAGGAGTATCCTCAGTTCTAATTGATTCAAACAACTCCGTAAGAGCAGCTTTAGCTTGTTCCCTCTTGTCAAGAGGTTGATTTGAGTTTTTTTCTTCCTCAAGCACTTCTTTAGCAAGGGTGAGCAATCCTCGGAGGAAATCAATACTAGTTATAAGATTTTCCTCCATATGACGGCGCAGTTCATCCAACTTCTCAGCAAATGCCTTGTAATTGGGGTCTCCATGATGCTCTCCTAACCTCAAACGAAGCATTTTTTCCACTTCCAATATCTTTTTAGGATTGTCTTTGGCTTGCTCCAACACCATATCAATTACATCTCCATCTACCACAAGATCCTCAAGTGGAGTCCCAATATCAATTGTATCAATGTTACGATGAATGATTTCAATGGTTTTAGCACCCAATAAAGTCCATATGAGTGATCCTCCGGTACTAACAGGACGTACACTTTGATATACCTGAGCCAGCCAAGTATAATCCGCCTGATAAGCAGCCAGCATTGCATCCGGGCTTACTGTTTCCCAAGCTTTAGCCAATCGTGAAAAATGTTTTGCAAAATTCGTTTTTGTAGACTCATCAAGTAAACATTGCTGGGCAGCTTGCAAACCTTCCCAACCACCGATTGTCCGGTCTACACCAGGGAAAAAGTCAATACACTCTTGCAAAAATTGAGGTATCAACACTTTTATCTCATCAATATTCTTTACAACCGTTTTTACCGTCTCCTCATCAAAAGCAAGGCTTTTGGCTACATTATCAAATACACCAACGAAATCTACAATCAGACCACATTTCTTATCAACATTGTACTTTCTATTCGTACGGCAAATAGCTTGTAACAACGTATGATCCTTCATTGGTTTATCAAGATACATACATTGCAAAATTGGAGCATCAAAACCTGTCAACAGCTTTGAAGTGACAATCACCATTTTAATCGGTGACAATGGATCACGGAATTGGTCAAGAAGTTTTCTTTCTTGTTCTCTATCACGACGGTATGCTTTATACTCATCAGCTTTATCGCCAGCCGTATGCATAACGATAGTGGTTGCATCTTCCGAACCCAAAAGAGCATCAATCGCTTTCTTATATTTCACACAGCAGTCTCGGTTATATACCACGACTTGAGCTTTCATTCCAGTGGGCTCTACATACTCTTTGAAGTGATTTACAATATAACGTGCGACATCGTTAATTCGCTTCTCTGCTGTAAAAAATGCTTCAACAGAAGTTCGTTTTACTAATTCGTTCTTTTCGTCCTCGGATATTTGATCGGTCAGTTCATCAAATTCTTCTTGTAATTGAGTTTCGTTAAGATGCATCTCTACCGGCACTGTTTGGAAATTCAATTCAAGCGTAGCTCCATCTTCAACAGAATTTTGGAAAGTATATTTTGAAATATATCCACCTTTCTCTAAATCCTCATCAGCTCCAAAAGATTGAAAAGTATTCTTATCTCGTTTATTGATAGGCGTTCCGGTAAGGCCAAAGAAAAATGCATTAGGTAATGCATTGCGCATTTTTTGTCCTAAATCCTTTTCCTGAGTTCGGTGTGCTTCATCTACCAATAAAATGATATTATCTCTTTCATTCAGTACACTATCAACATCTCCGAACTTGAAAATTGTCGTTATCAGAATCTTGCGCTGATCCTGCTTGAAAAATGCAACTAACTCATCTTTTGTCTTTGCAGATTCTATATTAGGAATATCAGCACGAGTAAAATCGCCCGTTATCTGATCTTCCAAATCAATACGGTCATCAACGATAACAACTGTGGGAGCATGTAATTCGTTCTGCAAACGTAATTTTTGGGCAGCAAATACCATCAACCATGATTTTCCCGAACCTTGGAAATGCCAAATAAGACCTTTCTTCGGACCTTGTTTCTCTCGATATGTATTTAAGACACGCTGAACAATAGCTTCACCACCTATATATTGTTGATAACGGCAAACTATTTTTATTTTTTTGCCTGATGATGTTCCTGTAAAAACACTATAGTAACGATATATATCAAGCAGTCGGTTTGGTTGAACCAACCCCATTACGTTACTTTTAACCGACTCTATTGTACCATGCTGACGACTTTCATCATTAAACCAAGGTCCCCATTTGTCAACAGGGGCACAGATGCCGGCATATTGAAGTTCTTTACCTTCTGTAGCAAAGGTTAATATATTCGGAACAAACATTTCTGGAATGCTCTTTTCGTAATGCAGCATATCAATGGCTCCGTCAGCCCATGTTATCTGAGGGCGAACAGGAGATTTTGCTTCACCAACACAAACCGGAATTCCATTTATCAGATAAACCAAATCCAAACGTTTACCTCCTTCAACAGAACTACGTGGAAACTCCCATTGATTGGTCACTACACAATAATCTTCGACCGCATCTTC includes:
- a CDS encoding type I restriction endonuclease subunit R; the encoded protein is MFNEDNTVEQMLIEAATQSSWQYVKSQDIPRSSDSVLVESWLLEALVRLNPITRQQAEQVIYKLRAAITCGGNYDELVTANDRFRTLLFNENTEPFGKDGEYIPIRFFSEDAVEDYCVVTNQWEFPRSSVEGGKRLDLVYLINGIPVCVGEAKSPVRPQITWADGAIDMLHYEKSIPEMFVPNILTFATEGKELQYAGICAPVDKWGPWFNDESRQHGTIESVKSNVMGLVQPNRLLDIYRYYSVFTGTSSGKKIKIVCRYQQYIGGEAIVQRVLNTYREKQGPKKGLIWHFQGSGKSWLMVFAAQKLRLQNELHAPTVVIVDDRIDLEDQITGDFTRADIPNIESAKTKDELVAFFKQDQRKILITTIFKFGDVDSVLNERDNIILLVDEAHRTQEKDLGQKMRNALPNAFFFGLTGTPINKRDKNTFQSFGADEDLEKGGYISKYTFQNSVEDGATLELNFQTVPVEMHLNETQLQEEFDELTDQISEDEKNELVKRTSVEAFFTAEKRINDVARYIVNHFKEYVEPTGMKAQVVVYNRDCCVKYKKAIDALLGSEDATTIVMHTAGDKADEYKAYRRDREQERKLLDQFRDPLSPIKMVIVTSKLLTGFDAPILQCMYLDKPMKDHTLLQAICRTNRKYNVDKKCGLIVDFVGVFDNVAKSLAFDEETVKTVVKNIDEIKVLIPQFLQECIDFFPGVDRTIGGWEGLQAAQQCLLDESTKTNFAKHFSRLAKAWETVSPDAMLAAYQADYTWLAQVYQSVRPVSTGGSLIWTLLGAKTIEIIHRNIDTIDIGTPLEDLVVDGDVIDMVLEQAKDNPKKILEVEKMLRLRLGEHHGDPNYKAFAEKLDELRRHMEENLITSIDFLRGLLTLAKEVLEEEKNSNQPLDKREQAKAALTELFESIRTEDTPIIVERVVADIDENVVAIVRKFKDAFKSITAQREIKKKLRSILWVNYQIKDQEVFDKAYQYIEMYY